A genomic region of Solidesulfovibrio sp. contains the following coding sequences:
- a CDS encoding helix-turn-helix transcriptional regulator, whose product MANIHEILGKRIQSLRKKAGLTQLELAEKANLSLKHLGEIERGRGNPTLESLHNLAVALDISLMKLFDLEVDLLTTKVTEELAIDIIQSASPSDKTKILKILTILTE is encoded by the coding sequence ATGGCTAATATCCACGAAATATTGGGAAAAAGAATCCAGTCGCTCCGGAAGAAAGCCGGCCTGACCCAACTGGAACTGGCTGAAAAGGCCAATTTATCCTTGAAGCACCTCGGGGAAATCGAACGCGGCCGGGGCAATCCCACCCTTGAAAGTCTTCATAACTTAGCAGTCGCGCTCGATATCTCCCTAATGAAGCTATTTGACCTCGAAGTTGATCTGCTTACAACAAAGGTGACGGAAGAACTTGCCATAGATATTATCCAGTCAGCATCTCCGAGCGACAAAACAAAGATCCTCAAAATATTGACCATACTGACGGAATAG
- a CDS encoding MucR family transcriptional regulator, which translates to MIDKEIWAEALNLAKDQLRHGKVHFSELEVVTKSIYEKLTALSAGPIIDVQPEPMKQIEAAQHVKTKKGVKCAVCGKEFKVLGTKHLESHDLTRKEYMEKYGVAKKDMSVKIARKTLTGENNPLKQMQMIMKEFKIKRGDVTQFVTDNGFDDMKSLAAAAKEKNVGILELLKAPAEANEAKGNKK; encoded by the coding sequence ATGATCGATAAAGAAATTTGGGCAGAAGCTTTAAATCTGGCGAAAGACCAACTCCGTCACGGCAAAGTTCATTTCAGCGAACTGGAAGTCGTTACGAAGAGCATCTACGAAAAACTGACGGCTCTCAGCGCCGGCCCTATCATTGATGTTCAGCCAGAGCCCATGAAGCAAATCGAAGCTGCACAGCATGTGAAGACCAAAAAAGGTGTCAAATGTGCCGTCTGTGGCAAAGAATTTAAGGTTTTAGGCACGAAACATCTTGAGTCTCATGACCTGACTCGTAAAGAGTACATGGAAAAGTATGGCGTTGCCAAGAAAGATATGTCTGTCAAGATTGCCAGAAAAACGCTGACTGGCGAAAACAATCCCCTCAAGCAGATGCAGATGATCATGAAGGAATTCAAGATTAAGCGCGGGGACGTCACTCAGTTTGTTACGGACAATGGTTTTGACGACATGAAATCGCTTGCTGCTGCCGCGAAAGAAAAGAATGTCGGCATTCTTGAGTTGCTGAAAGCTCCTGCTGAAGCCAACGAGGCCAAGGGCAACAAGAAATAG
- a CDS encoding helix-turn-helix domain-containing protein encodes MENNNEDQPNGFDAIDQNIEENIESMEDTPNKQEVNEPVEGEHAERGEKLKEASEDLPEYELVENDIDLNFEDLPDASETEQFEDRQPIVDNFIYQGDLVLISADRIIGSTWFLMNLVSQLVEWKSKEQHFVPNVDISSIFVNHTLEFDEILNRFQKCTPPESRDKIKILSNMHLLAKNNLHQIDLSKNFWRNYILSGVKDNPSINLVIIDDFDLLCKTNKSKTDISEWLKEFRKFGKTVIILVKAKNWNSYISSDVIDLELKLSPYESQYALGLRMDIVTSRNVAKEYQRPVLFDMIEQNGNVVMRGKQYQEDITHRIAFLVANGFTQTEIAKSLGINQSTVSRRFDRALNESLLHKQGKQYILSESGLAHTKGMKLPDD; translated from the coding sequence GTGGAAAACAATAATGAGGACCAGCCCAACGGATTTGATGCAATTGACCAAAACATTGAAGAAAATATCGAAAGCATGGAGGACACTCCCAACAAGCAAGAGGTTAATGAGCCCGTTGAAGGAGAACATGCCGAACGCGGCGAGAAGTTGAAAGAAGCGTCCGAAGATTTGCCTGAATATGAATTGGTCGAAAATGACATCGACCTTAACTTTGAAGATCTGCCCGACGCCAGCGAAACAGAGCAATTCGAAGATAGGCAGCCAATCGTAGACAATTTTATTTACCAAGGTGATTTGGTTTTAATTTCAGCTGATCGAATTATTGGATCTACTTGGTTTCTCATGAATTTAGTGTCGCAACTTGTTGAATGGAAAAGCAAAGAACAACACTTTGTTCCAAACGTAGACATAAGTTCTATTTTCGTCAACCATACGCTGGAGTTTGACGAAATCCTGAATAGATTCCAAAAATGCACGCCACCTGAGTCGAGGGATAAAATCAAAATACTTTCGAACATGCATCTCTTAGCGAAAAACAATTTGCATCAGATAGATTTGTCTAAAAATTTCTGGAGAAATTATATTTTATCTGGAGTCAAAGATAACCCTAGCATTAATCTGGTCATAATTGATGACTTCGACTTGTTGTGCAAAACGAACAAGTCCAAGACGGACATTTCGGAGTGGCTGAAAGAATTTAGAAAATTCGGCAAAACGGTCATCATTCTGGTCAAAGCAAAAAATTGGAATAGTTATATCAGCTCTGATGTTATTGACTTAGAGCTCAAGCTCTCGCCGTATGAATCTCAATACGCACTTGGGCTCAGGATGGATATCGTTACGTCTCGTAATGTAGCCAAGGAGTACCAGAGACCGGTTTTATTCGACATGATTGAACAGAACGGCAATGTTGTTATGCGGGGAAAACAGTACCAGGAAGACATTACGCACAGGATAGCTTTTTTGGTCGCCAATGGTTTTACCCAGACTGAAATTGCCAAATCGTTGGGGATCAATCAAAGCACTGTCTCGCGCCGTTTCGATAGAGCCCTCAACGAGTCCCTCTTGCACAAGCAAGGGAAACAGTATATTCTTTCAGAGTCTGGACTTGCGCACACCAAGGGGATGAAACTCCCCGACGACTAG
- a CDS encoding DUF6573 family protein, whose product MAEEWNIIFSYTRKQAIEDRVLIDVTEQANQLGFKVNTCVTDHLYADYLVPPAGLEGEGQSLEGRLTDLLFRTLIAAKASSAGDRTEFDVLFLMKPGRWNTAHVLAIMGPGDHGEPVLTIMLPEDE is encoded by the coding sequence ATGGCCGAAGAATGGAACATCATTTTCAGCTACACGCGGAAACAAGCCATCGAGGACAGGGTGTTGATTGACGTCACCGAGCAAGCAAATCAACTTGGCTTCAAGGTGAACACCTGCGTCACTGACCACCTCTATGCTGATTACCTTGTGCCGCCGGCCGGGCTGGAAGGAGAAGGTCAATCCCTCGAGGGGCGTCTGACTGATCTTCTCTTTCGGACATTGATCGCGGCGAAAGCTTCCAGTGCCGGCGACCGCACCGAATTTGACGTCTTGTTTCTCATGAAGCCGGGGCGGTGGAATACTGCCCATGTCCTGGCGATCATGGGGCCGGGTGATCACGGTGAGCCAGTGTTGACCATTATGCTGCCAGAAGACGAATAA
- a CDS encoding tyrosine-type recombinase/integrase — protein MKVEPIIDLKSVKSIKKILSDAPRDKLLFVMGVNSGLRVQDLLALKIGDVKDVKIGERIALREKKTGKENVFVVNKEIKVALDAYLTTVKDDDDHFLFKSRKGRNYPLTTYAVTKYMKKWTEAINLKGNYGAHSLRKTWTYHQRKTFGVSWEVLAKRLNHSSPSITRRYLGVQEEEVEEILMNTI, from the coding sequence ATGAAGGTAGAACCGATCATCGACCTGAAAAGTGTGAAGAGCATCAAGAAAATTCTTTCTGACGCTCCCCGAGACAAATTGCTTTTTGTCATGGGTGTCAATTCAGGACTTCGCGTCCAAGACTTACTTGCCTTGAAAATAGGCGATGTCAAGGATGTGAAGATCGGTGAGCGCATTGCCTTGCGTGAAAAGAAGACGGGTAAGGAAAATGTCTTTGTGGTGAACAAGGAAATCAAAGTTGCTCTTGATGCCTATTTGACGACGGTAAAGGATGATGATGACCATTTCCTTTTCAAAAGTAGGAAAGGACGAAATTATCCTCTTACGACATACGCGGTGACGAAATACATGAAGAAGTGGACTGAAGCCATAAATCTGAAGGGGAACTATGGTGCTCATTCACTTCGAAAAACATGGACTTATCACCAGCGGAAAACATTTGGCGTTTCTTGGGAAGTCTTGGCGAAACGCTTAAACCATTCCAGTCCTTCGATTACTCGAAGGTATCTTGGAGTACAAGAGGAGGAAGTCGAAGAAATATTGATGAATACCATATAG
- a CDS encoding replication initiation protein, producing MEEYTENADLDKICGLLEESFVEKVNNIKITDYDDWVEMCEKLSRCFSLIPLNRTEKERSKCKKPVEQNWSRACITRQKFERSKFVAYNPGVACGKASKVIVLNVLSGSLFRDFLEKNSFELSGGTFTTESGDGTVQYYFEYPDDGYEYKTARIGRDLTDEFGNLNEKIIFEIVGCDGYVLAPGALDPIAWKYCKIISNAVPAKAPVWILKILQTKKSRIIIKSSNPGIKKEHIETPENIVIDNHAEVLCAEELNISSDSSSPQERFKKHFDSLVGWGSGKDISNWTNPTEAFEKSNYLAFPKSKRQYLCLDLDWEGSATVWMDEGLPEPTITFVTRANGHSTLAYELEIPVYWPCERNNYKARYTPVNYFKAIQKGYTVFVDGDTGYTNATIKNPFSMNWRVTWSDKMYSLAYLAEFVHLVNTNRENNKFRTKEYAGRNDELFYTLSIWAYRNVKKYTRNDLFYDDLINIATSINSETIPINWPDSGPLGMAEVSGVARGVCKYAWMHRFNPNLKHLFKNYGILGFSPIPENIIGDDREQITRSRQSQGAYYTHGIVKNNTMKKIFDAINALKLKKEKINFCSISNECNVGYNNVRKYKDYIREILSK from the coding sequence ATGGAAGAATATACTGAGAATGCTGATCTAGATAAGATTTGTGGCTTATTAGAAGAGTCTTTTGTAGAAAAAGTAAACAATATAAAAATCACTGACTACGACGATTGGGTCGAAATGTGTGAGAAATTGTCACGTTGCTTTTCTTTGATCCCCCTCAATAGGACTGAAAAAGAACGTAGCAAATGCAAGAAGCCTGTGGAGCAGAATTGGTCTCGGGCTTGTATTACACGGCAAAAATTTGAGCGCAGCAAGTTTGTCGCCTATAACCCCGGAGTTGCTTGTGGAAAAGCAAGCAAAGTCATTGTATTGAATGTATTGAGCGGTTCGCTTTTCAGGGATTTCCTCGAGAAAAACTCTTTTGAATTGTCAGGCGGTACGTTTACTACGGAATCCGGGGACGGAACTGTTCAATATTATTTTGAGTATCCCGATGATGGTTATGAGTATAAAACAGCACGCATCGGGAGAGATTTGACTGATGAATTTGGTAATTTGAATGAGAAAATTATATTTGAGATAGTTGGGTGTGATGGCTACGTCTTGGCTCCTGGAGCTCTTGATCCAATTGCCTGGAAATATTGCAAGATCATTTCAAATGCTGTTCCTGCGAAAGCGCCAGTTTGGATATTGAAGATCCTGCAAACAAAGAAATCAAGAATAATAATCAAATCTTCAAATCCAGGAATCAAGAAGGAACATATTGAAACCCCTGAAAATATTGTTATCGACAATCATGCGGAAGTTCTTTGCGCGGAAGAGTTAAATATTTCATCAGATAGTTCTTCGCCACAAGAAAGATTTAAGAAACATTTTGATAGTCTTGTGGGCTGGGGCAGCGGGAAAGACATTTCGAATTGGACGAATCCAACTGAAGCATTTGAAAAATCGAATTATTTAGCATTTCCAAAATCTAAACGCCAGTATCTTTGCCTTGATCTCGATTGGGAAGGCTCGGCAACAGTATGGATGGACGAAGGTCTTCCAGAACCAACTATCACCTTTGTAACAAGGGCAAATGGGCATTCTACATTAGCCTACGAACTAGAGATCCCAGTGTATTGGCCGTGCGAACGCAACAATTACAAAGCAAGATATACCCCAGTTAACTATTTTAAAGCGATTCAGAAAGGCTATACGGTTTTCGTTGATGGAGATACGGGATATACAAATGCAACAATCAAGAATCCATTTTCGATGAACTGGCGGGTTACTTGGTCTGACAAAATGTATAGCCTCGCATATTTAGCTGAATTTGTACATTTAGTTAATACCAATCGCGAAAACAATAAATTTCGAACAAAAGAATACGCCGGCCGGAACGACGAATTGTTCTACACTTTAAGCATCTGGGCCTATAGAAATGTTAAGAAATACACTAGAAATGATTTATTTTATGACGATCTAATAAATATAGCGACTTCAATAAATTCTGAAACAATACCCATCAATTGGCCTGATAGTGGGCCACTCGGGATGGCTGAGGTCTCCGGGGTTGCGCGCGGAGTATGTAAATATGCCTGGATGCATCGATTCAACCCGAATTTAAAACATTTATTTAAAAACTACGGTATATTAGGATTTTCACCTATACCCGAAAATATCATTGGGGATGACAGAGAACAGATTACTAGGTCACGGCAATCTCAGGGAGCTTATTATACCCACGGCATTGTTAAGAACAATACGATGAAGAAAATATTTGATGCAATCAATGCGTTGAAACTTAAGAAAGAAAAGATTAATTTTTGCTCTATATCAAACGAATGTAATGTTGGATACAATAACGTAAGGAAGTACAAGGATTATATACGTGAAATATTATCAAAATAA